A part of Mesoplodon densirostris isolate mMesDen1 chromosome 10, mMesDen1 primary haplotype, whole genome shotgun sequence genomic DNA contains:
- the QRICH1 gene encoding transcriptional regulator QRICH1 codes for MNNSLENTISFEEYIRVKARSVPQHRMKEFLDSLASKGPEALQEFQQTATTTMVYQQGGNCIYTDSTEVAGSLLELACPVTTSVQPQTQQEQQIQVQQPQQVQVQVQVQQSPQQVSAQQLSPQLTVHQPAEQPIHVQVQIQGQAAQPTAPSIQTPSLQSPSPSQLQAAQIQVQHMQAAQQIQAAEIPEEHIPHQQIQAQLVAGQSLAGGQQIQIQTVGALSPPPSQQGSPREGERRVGTASVLQPVKKRKVDMPITVSYAISGQPVATVLAIPQGQQQSYVSLRPDLLTVDSAHLYSATGTITSPTGETWTIPVYSAQPRGDPQQQSITHIAIPQEAYNAVHVSGSPTALAAVKLEDDKEKMVGTTSVVKNSHEEVVQTLANSLFPAQFMNGNIHIPVAVQAVAGTYQNTAQTVHIWDPQQQPQQQTPQEQTPPPPQQQQQQQLQVTCSAQTVQVAEVEPQSQPQPSPELLLPNSLKPEEGLEVWKNWAQTKNAELEKDAQNRLAPIGRRQLLRFQEDLISSAVAELNYGLCLMTREARNGEGEPYDPDVLYYIFLCIQKYLFENGRVDDIFSDLYYVRFTEWLHEVLKDVQPRVTPLGYVLPSHVTEEMLWECKQLGAHSPSTLLTTLMFFNTKYFLLKTVDQHMKLAFSKVLRQTKKNPSNPKDKSTSIRYLKALGIHQTGQKVTDDMYAEQTENPENPLRCPIKLYDFYLFKCPQSVKGRNDTFYLTPEPVVAPNSPIWYSVQPISREQMGQMLTRILVIREIQEAIAVANASTMH; via the exons ATGAATAATTCTCTGGAGAACACCATCTCCTTTGAAGAGTACATCCGAGTGAAGGCGCGGTCTGTCCCGCAACACAGGATGAAGGAATTTCTGGACTCACTAGCCTCTAAGGGGCCAGAAGCCCTTCAGGAGTTCCAGCAGACGGCCACCACTACCATGGTGTACCAACAGGGTGGGAACTGCATTTACACAGACAGCACCGAAGTGGCCGGGTCTTTGCTTGAACTTGCCTGTCCAGTCACCACCAGTGTTCAGCCACAAACCCAGCAAGAACAGCAGATCCAGGTTCAACAGCCACAGCAGGTTCAG GTACAGGTGCAGGTACAGCAGTCTCCGCAGCAGGTCTCGGCTCAGCAGCTCTCCCCGCAGCTCACCGTTCACCAGCCTGCTGAGCAGCCCATCCATGTCCAGGTGCAGATCCAAGGCCAAGCAGCACAGCCGACAGCCCCCTCCATCCAGACCCCATCTCTGCAGAGCCCCAGCCCTTCGCAGCTGCAGGCGGCCCAGATCCAGGTGCAGCACATGCAGGCGGCCCAGCAGATCCAGGCTGCAGAGATCCCAGAGGAGCACATCCCACATCAACAGATCCAGGCTCAGCTGGTGGCTGGCCAGTCTCTTGCTGGGGGTCAGCAGATCCAAATCCAGACTGTGGGTGCCCTTTCCCCACCACCGTCCCAGCAGGGCTCACCTCGGGAAGGGGAGCGGCGGGTTGGCACGGCCAGTGTCCTCCAGCCGGTGAAGAAGCGCAAAGTGGACATGCCCATCACTGTGTCCTACGCCATCTCAGGGCAGCCGGTGGCCACCGTGCTGGCCATTCCACAGGGCCAGCAGCAGAGTTATGTGTCTTTGAGGCCCGACTTACTAACAGTAGACAGTGCCCACCTGTACAGTGCCACTGGGACCATTACTAGCCCTACAGGAGAAACTTGGACCATACCTGTTTACTCTGCCCAGCCCCGGGGGGACCCTCAGCAGCAGAGCATTACTCACATTGCCATTCCCCAGGAAGCCTACAACGCAGTTCACGTCAGTGGCTCACCCACAGCCCTGGCAGCTGTAAAGCTGGAGGATGACAAGGAGAAGATGGTGGGCACCACGTCTGTAGTGAAAAACTCCCATGAAGAGGTAGTGCAGACCCTTGCAAACTCTCTCTTTCCAGCACAGTTCATGAATGGCAACATCCACATTCCAGTGGCTGTGCAGGCCGTCGCAGGCACATACCAGAATACAGCTCAGACTGTCCATATATGGGACCCTCAGCAGCAGCCACAACAACAAACCCCCCAGGAACAGACGCCACCGCCAccacagcaacagcagcagcagcagctccaggTTACTTGTTCA GCTCAAACTGTCCAAGTTGCTGAAGTTGAACCACAGTCACAGCCACAGCCTtccccagaacttctgcttccaAATTCTCTGAAGCCAGAAGAAGGGCTTGAAGTATGGAAAAACTGGGCACAGACCAAGAACGCTGAGCTAGAGAAGGATGCCCAGAACAGACTGGCGCCCATTGGGA GGCGTCAATTGCTGCGATTCCAGGAAGATCTCATCTCTTCTGCTGTGGCCGAGTTGAATTATGGGCTCTGTCTAATGACACGGGAAGCTCGAAATGGAGAAGGTGAACCCTATGACCCAGATGTGCTGTACTATATTTTCCTGTGTATTCAAAAG tatctttttgaaaatggacGGGTTGATGACATTTTCTCCGATCTTTATTATGTTCGATTCACGGAGTGGCTGCATGAAGTTCTGAAGGACGTTCAGCCCCGAGTCACTCCACTTG GCTATGTCCTGCCCAGCCACGTGACTGAGGAGATGCTGTGGGAGTGCAAGCAGCTCGGCGCTCACTCCCCTTCCACCCTGCTGACCACCCTCATGTTCTTTAACACCAA ATACTTCCTGTTGAAGACAGTGGACCAGCACATGAAGCTGGCCTTCTCCAAGGTCTTACGACAGACAAAGAAGAACCCCTCTAATCCTAAGGATAAAAGCACGAGTATTCGGTACCTGAAGGCACTTGGGATACACCAGACTGGCCAGAAAG TTACAGATGACATGTATGCAGAACAGACGGAAAATCCAGAGAATCCACTGAGATGTCCTATCAAGCTCTACGATTTCTACCTCTTTAAATG CCCCCAGAGTGTGAAAGGCCGGAATGACACTTTTTACCTGACACCCGAGCCGGTGGTGGCCCCCAACAGCCCAATCTGGTACTCAGTCCAGCCTATCAGCAGAGAGCAGATGGGACAGATGCTGACTCGGATCCTGGTGATACGAGAAATTCAAGAGGCCATTGCGGTGGCCAACGCAAGCACCATGCACTGA